CCCAAACACCGGTGGTGTACCCCTACATGGGGCCGCTTCTTCGCGTCTCGCCGCGGCTCGATGGTCTGGTCGAGTTTAGGTACATCGACACGCCGCAAGAAGAGAAGCAGTGGGTTCGCGTGGAGAGGCCGGAGCAGGTAGTCTCGCGTTTGCACGCCTTCCTTCGTCAGCTGAAGTGGGTGTCAGAAGACCTACTGCGCCAATGAGCTCTAACCAAGAAGGATTGAGACGACTTCCGAGTCGTTTCAATCCGATGTTCAAGAAGCCCGTGTTCGAGTGACGAGCAAGGGAAACGGTTGTGGTGGGTGGTTGGCGGCTGCGCGGTGAGGATGAAAATCGTGTAGGCGAGTGGGTGCGCAGTAAAGTTGTCGGTCGGCAAAGTTAAGTTACGTTGAGTTTTTCCTCCTCGATTATCCAGCAGAGCAAAATATTCAAACATCATCCAAGAGTTGTGGTCACACCACGGCCTTTGGTTTACCCTGGGCGATGAGCGCAGAAGCACTTTGGGAACAATCGATTTTCGTTTAAAGGGAGTCGGGTTAACCCGAGCGGTGCAATATTTTGATCGGTGCCAGTCGCGAGCGGAACTTGAGCAGGTCACCGCAGCTTGGACACGTACTACGGCACACAGGCGAAAGTTCCACCACCGGCAGATCGAGCGCGAAGCCATAGCTCAGTTCGATCAAGGCACGAATGCGATCGAGTGGGAGCTTGCAATTGGGATTGACAAAACCGTAGTAGCGGATCTTCATGAAACCGGCGGGGAGGAGGTGTTGCAAGAAACGGCGGATAAACTCCATGACATCGAGGGAAAGAGTTCGGGATCGTTCGCTGTGGGGCTTACGATAACGGATCAAGACGATGCGGTCTTGGACAGCGATGACGCGGGAGTTGGAGACGGCGACCCTGAAGACGTAGGGGGCGAGGTATTTGAGAGTGGCTTCGCTGGAGCCCACGGCCTGGCAGTTAACATTCCAGTCGATCTGCCAGACTGCCTTAGGAATCTGATCGAAGCCTTGGGCCTGCTGGATCAAGTCGCGGAACTTGGCGCAAAAGACTTTCGACAGGGCTTTGACGGGCAGGAAGAAATCGATTTTGGAGGGATGCCAGGAGCTATCGCAAGAGCGGATGGCGCCGCCTGCAACAATGTAGTGGATGTGGGGGTGATACTGAAGGGTTCGGCCCCAGGTGTGGAGCACGCCGAAGAAGCCCGGCAGATCGCCGCCGATGTGCTTGGGATCGGCGGCGAGTTTTTTGATTGAATCCGAAGAGGCTTTGAACAGAGCGGAGTAACAAAGGCGCTGGTGTTGGCGGATAAACGAGCGCAGCTGTTGTAGGACGGTAAAAGTGATCAGGAAGTGATGGCCCGGGAGTTGACGTTTGATTTGGGTTTGGAGCCACTGTTGGGATTTGTTGTGCTGGCAGGTGGGGCAGTGGCGATTGCCACAAGAGCAAAAGAACTGTTGGGGCTCGGCGCAACCCTGACACTGGTAGAAAGCAACCCCACAGGCTTCGGTCCGACAGGCCACGATGGCGTCAATGACTTTGCGATGGTTGTTGGGCATAGCGTTGAAGGTACTCGGGACCGAAGGTGGTAAAGATTTCACGCATGGAGGTCATGATCGAGTCCCTCCATGACGTGGTTGATCAACTGGCAGGCATCTTCCTGGCCCTTCTGAGTCAGGTGGAGATAGAGCATGGTGGTTTCCAGACGGGAGTGGCCCATGTAGCGTTGGATGACACGCAGGTTGACGCCGGTTTCGAGGAGATGAGTGGCGTAACAGTGGCGCAGGGTGTGAACGGACACGCCTTTCTTGTTGACACCCGCGGCGCGCTTGGCTTGACGAAAGGCGCCCTGGACGCTGCTCTTGGCCATGGGATGAGCCGACTCGTTGACGCTGGTTCGGGTTCGGCCCAGCGCTGGAAAGATAAGCCTGGGATGTTTGTGAGTACGCCAGTAGGCGCGCCGCAAGGCCAGTGTCGACGGCGGCAATGGGACATAGCGATCTTTGGCACCTTTGCCGCGGTGGACATGGATCATCATGCGCTGACTGTCAATGTCGAAGACTTCGAGGTGGCGAGCTTCATCGAGGCGCAGACCGCAGGAGTAGACCGTGGAAAGATAAACGTAGTTGTGGAAGGTTTTGACCTGAGCCAGAATGCTTCTGACTTCTTCGACACTCAAAACGGCGGGGAGGCGGTGTTCGTTTTGGGCGCGCAGGATGGAGAGGATATGCCAGTCGCGCGCGAGCACGTTGACGTAGAAAAAACGAATACCGCAATAGCAAATGCGCATGGTCTTGGGGGACCAGCGACTGACGTTTTTGCGGTGCAGGAAGTACTCTTGGAGC
The nucleotide sequence above comes from Deltaproteobacteria bacterium. Encoded proteins:
- a CDS encoding integrase, which gives rise to MNDWYQRMMAVLQLNGKGEPTQKAYTRAVRMLCEFYHKTPDLVSEPELQEYFLHRKNVSRWSPKTMRICYCGIRFFYVNVLARDWHILSILRAQNEHRLPAVLSVEEVRSILAQVKTFHNYVYLSTVYSCGLRLDEARHLEVFDIDSQRMMIHVHRGKGAKDRYVPLPPSTLALRRAYWRTHKHPRLIFPALGRTRTSVNESAHPMAKSSVQGAFRQAKRAAGVNKKGVSVHTLRHCYATHLLETGVNLRVIQRYMGHSRLETTMLYLHLTQKGQEDACQLINHVMEGLDHDLHA